A section of the Pseudomonas sp. Q1-7 genome encodes:
- a CDS encoding replication initiator protein A — MHEACQAESTAQTTRSRFHAILDRRVKEAAERKELKNELQNELNSPRTVVAHVQGQFPFLPAMASALPTLWTRTSLFSSLRKGERRILKNQKLEGRVDCIVRVSGEELDLYDNDVFLRVVQLAQGTFPGEPLYFERSSFLRAIGRGSDLSSESYRRLQDSMERLARSTIFVEGQEGGESFRLIDKIKWGVNGNYYITMDPVIISAFINPAFIDMGVRFRLKSPLAKYLQNYISGHAVGVHRIACEKLRNWSGSQGRLRDFCSRLRTALGELESEGIIRDWEIEDDVARWTRNPHPKSKKY, encoded by the coding sequence ATGCATGAGGCCTGCCAGGCAGAAAGCACAGCCCAAACCACTCGCTCGAGATTCCACGCGATTTTGGATCGACGAGTCAAAGAGGCGGCTGAGCGCAAGGAGCTAAAAAATGAATTGCAGAATGAGCTGAATTCCCCAAGGACCGTGGTGGCACATGTCCAAGGGCAGTTTCCTTTCTTACCTGCAATGGCTTCGGCTCTGCCGACACTGTGGACCCGAACTAGTTTGTTTTCGAGTCTTAGGAAAGGTGAACGGAGAATATTAAAAAATCAGAAGCTTGAAGGACGAGTTGATTGCATAGTAAGAGTGTCAGGCGAAGAATTGGATCTGTATGACAATGATGTTTTTCTGCGTGTTGTCCAGTTGGCGCAAGGTACATTTCCAGGTGAGCCGCTATATTTTGAGCGGTCTTCGTTTTTGCGCGCAATCGGTAGGGGAAGTGACCTTTCATCCGAGAGCTATCGGCGTCTGCAGGATTCGATGGAGCGACTTGCAAGATCTACCATATTTGTTGAAGGTCAAGAGGGTGGGGAAAGTTTTAGGTTAATAGATAAAATTAAGTGGGGCGTGAATGGTAATTATTACATAACAATGGATCCTGTAATTATTTCAGCATTTATTAATCCCGCATTTATTGATATGGGTGTGCGGTTTAGGCTAAAAAGCCCATTAGCAAAGTATCTTCAAAATTATATATCCGGGCATGCAGTCGGAGTGCATCGGATCGCTTGCGAAAAACTGCGCAATTGGAGTGGCTCGCAAGGAAGGTTACGGGACTTCTGCTCTCGGTTACGAACTGCATTGGGCGAGTTGGAGTCAGAAGGGATAATCAGGGACTGGGAAATCGAAGATGATGTCGCTCGATGGACTAGGAATCCGCATCCAAAAAGCAAGAAATATTGA
- a CDS encoding helix-turn-helix transcriptional regulator has protein sequence MSLEKLLTVDDLAEILGRSAGTIKNQHSKTPAKLPPVCRIPGAGRLLWRREDVERWLLQHVVQLHEFVLRPEKRKPGRPRKSEARARIVTLESQHA, from the coding sequence ATGTCGCTCGAAAAGCTTCTCACAGTTGATGATCTCGCCGAGATCTTAGGCCGGTCGGCCGGCACCATCAAAAATCAGCACTCTAAAACTCCTGCCAAGCTACCTCCGGTTTGTCGCATCCCTGGTGCGGGGCGACTGCTGTGGCGCCGTGAGGATGTTGAGCGGTGGCTACTGCAGCACGTGGTCCAGCTCCATGAGTTCGTTCTGAGGCCCGAGAAACGAAAGCCAGGGCGGCCGAGAAAGTCTGAAGCGAGAGCACGTATTGTGACTCTGGAGTCTCAACATGCATGA
- a CDS encoding TetR/AcrR family transcriptional regulator produces the protein MSTPRVAKQERSEQTRTEILQSALDLFSTRGFAAVSLRDIAERVGVNHAMIRYHFGGKEELWRESAAFLFERLAKEIPPPAPAVEQSPVEALKRYIRGYVHYCARHPEHARLIVQESIEGSERLQWVADHYIRPNHARTLKLIEGSSMPAGLVGLDPVMLLYMVVAIAQMPYLVTAELQFVHGRDVLTEEAIDAHAEAVVKFIFRD, from the coding sequence ATGAGTACGCCACGGGTAGCGAAGCAAGAGCGCAGTGAGCAGACACGCACGGAGATCCTGCAATCCGCGCTGGATCTCTTTTCGACGCGGGGATTTGCCGCTGTAAGCCTGCGCGACATCGCCGAGCGGGTAGGGGTCAATCACGCGATGATCCGCTACCACTTCGGCGGCAAGGAGGAACTCTGGCGCGAAAGTGCAGCCTTCCTGTTCGAGCGTCTGGCGAAGGAAATCCCACCACCCGCCCCTGCGGTCGAGCAATCACCGGTGGAGGCATTGAAACGCTATATCCGGGGCTACGTGCACTACTGCGCGCGGCACCCCGAGCATGCCCGTCTAATTGTGCAGGAGTCGATCGAGGGATCAGAACGGCTGCAATGGGTTGCCGACCACTACATCCGCCCCAACCATGCCCGGACCCTCAAGCTAATCGAGGGCTCAAGCATGCCCGCCGGGTTGGTTGGGCTGGACCCGGTGATGCTGCTGTACATGGTGGTGGCCATCGCGCAAATGCCTTACTTGGTCACCGCCGAGTTGCAGTTCGTCCATGGCCGCGATGTGCTGACAGAGGAGGCCATCGACGCTCATGCTGAGGCAGTTGTGAAGTTCATTTTCCGCGATTGA